The following proteins are co-located in the Barnesiella propionica genome:
- a CDS encoding LrgB family protein yields MDTVFTSAPFMLFLVMASYLIGSKLYRKTGIALLHPLIVSIAIIIFVLKILGINYETFRQGSEFINFLLGPSVVALGYTLYDQIEQIKGKVISVLSAITVGGIVGIVSVILICQGMGVEDRITSSLQPKSVTIPIAITLSEHSNGIPALTAIIVFLCGLFGGIIGPFVLDKCHIRSKVARGLAIGAAAHGLGTARAIELGAIEGAVSGLAIGLMGVATSLLIPVIEQFLR; encoded by the coding sequence ATGGACACAGTATTTACATCGGCACCGTTCATGCTATTCCTGGTAATGGCCAGCTACCTTATAGGTTCGAAGCTCTATCGCAAAACAGGCATAGCCCTGCTCCACCCGCTTATCGTAAGTATAGCTATCATCATATTCGTTCTGAAAATTCTCGGCATCAACTACGAAACCTTCCGGCAAGGAAGCGAATTCATCAACTTCCTGCTGGGCCCTTCCGTCGTCGCACTGGGCTACACCCTGTACGACCAGATAGAACAGATCAAAGGAAAAGTAATCTCCGTCCTGTCCGCTATCACTGTAGGAGGTATCGTAGGCATCGTAAGCGTCATACTTATCTGCCAGGGCATGGGAGTAGAAGACCGTATAACCTCTTCCCTGCAACCCAAGTCGGTAACCATCCCCATTGCCATTACCCTGTCGGAACATTCCAACGGCATCCCGGCATTGACCGCTATCATCGTATTCCTGTGCGGATTATTTGGCGGCATTATCGGACCATTCGTTCTCGACAAATGCCACATACGTAGCAAGGTGGCGCGCGGGCTGGCAATAGGAGCAGCAGCACACGGGCTGGGAACTGCCCGGGCGATAGAGCTCGGAGCCATAGAAGGAGCCGTAAGCGGACTGGCAATAGGACTTATGGGTGTCGCCACTTCTCTGTTGATCCCTGTTATAGAACAGTTTCTACGGTAA
- a CDS encoding RecQ family ATP-dependent DNA helicase: MQELIRDILKQYWGYDEFRPLQEDIILSVLQGKDTLGLMPTGGGKSITFQVPALAVEGIALVITPLIALMKDQVDNLRKRGIKAAYIHSGITRREMIVTLENCIYGRFKFLYISPERLSTSLFRQKLKELPVSFIVVDEAHCISQWGYDFRPSYLQIASIREQLPGIPVLALTATATPEVVKEIQDKLLFRKENVYKKSFRRSNLIYVVRKGENKIQELLRVLHRVPGSAIVYVRSRKKTKEIAGELIRNGINADYYHAGLSIEDKNLKQQRWTCNDCRVIVATNAFGMGIDKADVKTVIHFDLPNSPEEYYQEAGRAGRNGEKSYAVILYSKSDKASLKRRLSDLFPEKEFILRIYEAAGNFLNVAIGYGKDELYEFNLNTFCKTFKFPVLQTFNALKILTQAGYIEFVEEEDTLSRVMMQMKKDELYSLPKEDPVADCILQCLLRSYTGLFADYVFINEELLRQRTNLTQQEIYEGLIRLNRLHVLHYIPRKRTPFILYTAGREEPRHLIIPKKVYEERKERFEHRINSMLQYVAEDERCRGNMLLQYFGEKTGEECGNCDICISRRSEELSSARFGRIESDIRRILNQGPCERARLIEILPYPREQVIETLRFLCDEEYINCEAGHTYKINS, encoded by the coding sequence ATGCAAGAACTGATCCGGGATATACTCAAACAATATTGGGGCTACGACGAATTCCGCCCGCTACAGGAAGATATCATCCTCTCCGTATTACAAGGTAAAGACACGCTCGGTCTTATGCCTACCGGAGGAGGAAAATCCATTACCTTCCAGGTTCCCGCCCTGGCGGTCGAGGGTATAGCACTGGTCATTACCCCTCTTATAGCACTGATGAAAGACCAGGTGGATAATCTGCGTAAAAGAGGGATCAAAGCCGCGTACATACATTCGGGCATTACCCGGCGCGAAATGATCGTTACGCTCGAGAACTGCATCTACGGCCGTTTTAAATTCCTGTACATATCGCCCGAAAGATTATCCACAAGCCTGTTCCGGCAAAAGCTGAAAGAACTGCCCGTCTCCTTTATCGTCGTGGACGAGGCACATTGCATCTCGCAATGGGGATACGACTTCCGCCCCTCCTATCTGCAGATCGCAAGCATACGAGAACAGCTTCCCGGGATTCCGGTACTCGCGCTCACGGCAACCGCCACACCCGAAGTCGTAAAAGAGATACAAGACAAATTATTATTCCGTAAAGAAAACGTTTACAAAAAAAGTTTCCGGCGTTCCAACCTCATCTACGTAGTGCGTAAAGGAGAAAATAAAATACAGGAGTTGCTGCGGGTACTCCACCGGGTTCCCGGAAGCGCTATCGTGTACGTCCGGAGCAGAAAAAAAACAAAAGAAATAGCCGGAGAACTCATCCGTAACGGAATAAATGCAGATTATTACCACGCCGGACTTTCCATCGAAGACAAAAACCTGAAACAACAGCGATGGACTTGTAACGACTGCCGGGTAATCGTCGCGACGAATGCTTTCGGGATGGGTATCGACAAAGCAGACGTAAAGACGGTGATACATTTCGACCTCCCCAATTCGCCCGAAGAATATTACCAGGAAGCCGGACGTGCCGGCAGGAACGGAGAAAAATCTTATGCCGTCATTCTCTATTCCAAAAGCGACAAGGCCAGTCTGAAACGCCGGCTCAGCGACCTGTTCCCGGAAAAAGAATTTATCCTGCGCATATATGAAGCGGCGGGAAATTTCCTAAACGTAGCTATAGGATACGGCAAAGACGAATTATACGAATTTAACCTCAATACGTTCTGCAAAACATTCAAGTTCCCGGTCCTGCAAACGTTCAATGCACTCAAAATACTTACACAAGCCGGATATATAGAATTTGTAGAAGAAGAGGACACCCTTTCCCGCGTAATGATGCAGATGAAAAAGGACGAATTATATTCACTGCCGAAAGAAGATCCTGTAGCCGACTGCATCCTCCAGTGCCTGCTGCGCTCCTACACAGGGCTGTTTGCCGACTATGTATTTATAAACGAAGAATTGCTCCGGCAAAGGACAAATCTCACACAACAGGAAATATACGAAGGGCTCATCAGGCTGAACCGCCTGCACGTACTCCACTACATTCCCCGTAAAAGAACACCCTTCATATTATATACCGCCGGGCGGGAAGAACCGCGGCATCTTATTATACCGAAAAAAGTTTATGAAGAAAGAAAAGAAAGATTTGAACACCGCATAAACAGCATGTTACAATATGTGGCCGAAGACGAACGATGCCGGGGAAACATGCTGCTGCAGTATTTCGGAGAAAAGACAGGAGAAGAGTGCGGAAACTGCGATATATGTATATCCCGCCGTTCCGAAGAACTGTCATCCGCCCGTTTCGGACGCATAGAATCGGATATCCGACGCATTTTAAACCAAGGCCCCTGCGAAAGAGCCCGCTTAATAGAAATACTGCCCTATCCACGGGAGCAAGTTATCGAGACTTTACGGTTTCTTTGCGATGAAGAATACATAAACTGTGAAGCCGGACATACATATAAGATCAACTCATAA
- a CDS encoding HEPN domain-containing protein — protein MKTSLSKLPEYARLDLEQIVGLILENVPRCEMIILYGSYARGTQVEFDERIEFGIPTSFMSDYDILVVTSESDAKEVGRMLDAVDMKYYKRPDHQVPIQFINDDIEKLNSDLSEGRYFYTEIKKQGIMLYDSKNYQLERARKLDFEEIRRQAQEYFDEKFDYANSFIKHAIYAYKDMDYKLTSFFLHQACENLFYTLRLVHTLKNSKQHNLSKLLGATHKYSDELKKIFPRKPQEEKRLFELLRLAYVEARYNLKFVVTKEDIDALLPKVERLRDVTEQICKAQIESYREMGK, from the coding sequence ATGAAAACATCCTTGTCCAAACTCCCCGAATACGCCCGGCTCGATCTGGAGCAGATCGTTGGCCTGATCCTGGAAAATGTGCCACGTTGCGAAATGATAATTCTTTACGGAAGCTATGCGCGCGGTACACAAGTAGAATTTGACGAAAGGATCGAGTTCGGGATACCTACCTCTTTTATGAGCGATTACGACATATTGGTCGTAACGAGTGAGAGCGATGCAAAGGAAGTAGGACGGATGCTCGATGCGGTGGATATGAAATATTACAAACGTCCCGATCACCAGGTTCCTATCCAATTCATTAACGACGATATAGAGAAACTTAATTCCGATTTGTCCGAAGGACGTTATTTCTATACCGAGATAAAGAAACAGGGAATCATGTTATACGACAGTAAAAATTATCAGTTGGAACGTGCCCGGAAGCTGGACTTCGAAGAGATCAGACGACAGGCGCAGGAATATTTCGATGAAAAATTTGATTACGCAAATAGTTTTATCAAACATGCGATATATGCATATAAAGATATGGACTATAAACTGACTTCATTTTTTTTACATCAGGCGTGTGAAAATCTTTTCTATACTTTACGTTTGGTTCATACTTTAAAGAACAGTAAACAACACAACCTGTCGAAACTGTTGGGAGCAACGCATAAATATTCGGACGAACTAAAGAAAATCTTTCCCCGGAAACCACAAGAAGAAAAACGGCTGTTCGAACTACTCCGGCTCGCTTATGTCGAAGCACGTTACAATCTTAAATTCGTGGTAACCAAGGAAGATATAGATGCATTGCTGCCCAAAGTAGAACGATTGCGCGACGTCACCGAACAGATATGTAAAGCACAGATAGAATCGTATAGGGAAATGGGAAAATAA
- a CDS encoding Eco57I restriction-modification methylase domain-containing protein, producing the protein MGKSLNQFLSRLSIGEAVSFKNEKGTYSSTIHFDLQNKLDLINPDAIFIYNNQPLILFFDLSDNVDIKREEDIHKKVWSFDYSPIAFVIKNQEIKVYNALNYIKDKGRLEELNLTNEEIVNKFSFWNIQSTEIWTWFQKEYIDHYRRKGTKKRVNERLFQNIKDVRNALIDKENDPEGSIPNSLILRLIFIRYLIDRNINIDPEYIEGNDIYSRRYSFSNLIQEQNKLCELFIKLNDRFNGVLFKDVDIKLTHEQALALSGIFKGEIPEKGSLFYGSDFYFEIFDFSIIPVEVISGIYESLIDPETRDLQSAVYTPSFLVEYILNDTIDIYIYQKNTSECKIFEVAVGSGIFLVQSLRRMIEKEIELYGNYDKKKFSERIRNIAKNNLFGIDINKEALKVTCFSIYIALLDYQEPKDINIYKFPNLLNENLFHANFFDTTHVFNQVINQIRPHYILGNPPWKSNKDSFHVEWLKSNKKIVGRFEIAQSFLLRTKDFMDLDTKVALIVTSTIFYNVSKTTRQFKKEFLTTYNISKFFDLSPVRRLIFEEKDSPASIVYYQLSQNDDYLKNVIIHQSVKINYFLKYFKMILIEKYDQKSICQRYFLEYDWMFKVALYGNILDFNLLKKIQNNKKKIIDYIDNKIIFGGAGILKGTKDKYKPFAPLLNKPIIENSDVKRFFSYSKNPSNKIENDDIYIKSGRIKGLYEGKQILIKEQTKNESEIVISLVDNEYVFRKGVFAISSSYSQDTIKKLYTYLITDLYQYYIYMISGSWGTSTRPQIRWKEEFLLFPIVDSNEKESIFLSSCIEKLIKQFKTEDTEFMQLDPKINCEVLDTINDTINSIYQINEYEKDLIDYVLKISRYQFQDSKQHLITNFTFNNKSDYRYQKAVLEKYAEVYIQEFQKIYLDENIQVEIYPLRHFIAMNFIFSSKEVTNKIIYPKDKLNEIEVLEKIGNLSISQITNTTDKTKNLFIQKDIKGFEQNSFYIIKPNEYKCWHRAMAWYDVAEFKAEIENAELNQLKK; encoded by the coding sequence ATGGGAAAATCGTTAAATCAATTTCTGTCTCGGTTAAGTATCGGAGAAGCCGTTTCCTTCAAAAATGAAAAAGGGACGTATTCTTCTACCATACATTTTGATCTACAGAATAAGTTAGATTTAATCAACCCTGATGCAATATTCATCTATAATAATCAACCATTAATATTATTTTTTGACCTATCTGATAACGTTGATATAAAAAGAGAAGAAGACATTCATAAGAAGGTCTGGTCTTTTGATTACTCACCTATAGCCTTTGTTATTAAAAATCAAGAAATAAAAGTATATAATGCGCTCAACTATATAAAAGATAAGGGACGTTTAGAAGAATTGAATCTAACAAACGAAGAAATTGTTAATAAATTTTCATTTTGGAATATTCAAAGTACTGAAATTTGGACGTGGTTTCAAAAAGAATATATTGATCATTACAGACGGAAAGGAACAAAAAAACGTGTTAATGAACGCCTTTTTCAGAATATAAAAGATGTAAGAAATGCATTAATTGATAAAGAAAATGATCCAGAAGGTAGTATTCCAAATTCCCTCATTCTTAGGTTGATTTTTATTAGATATCTTATTGATAGAAATATAAATATTGATCCTGAATATATAGAAGGAAATGATATATATTCAAGAAGATACAGTTTTAGTAATTTAATCCAAGAGCAAAATAAGTTATGCGAATTATTTATTAAATTGAATGATAGATTTAATGGTGTTTTGTTCAAAGACGTTGATATTAAATTAACACACGAACAAGCATTAGCATTATCAGGCATATTTAAAGGAGAGATACCAGAAAAAGGATCTTTGTTTTATGGAAGTGATTTCTACTTTGAAATATTTGATTTCTCCATAATCCCAGTAGAAGTCATTTCTGGAATTTATGAATCACTGATTGACCCTGAAACAAGAGATCTACAGTCCGCAGTATATACACCTTCATTTTTAGTGGAATATATACTTAATGATACTATTGATATATATATATATCAAAAAAACACATCTGAATGTAAAATATTTGAAGTTGCGGTTGGTTCTGGTATTTTTTTAGTTCAATCTTTAAGAAGAATGATTGAAAAAGAAATAGAACTATATGGTAACTATGATAAAAAGAAATTTAGTGAACGAATTAGGAATATAGCTAAGAATAATCTATTCGGTATTGATATTAACAAAGAAGCTTTAAAAGTTACATGTTTCTCTATATATATTGCTTTGCTAGATTATCAAGAGCCTAAGGATATCAATATATATAAATTTCCTAATTTGTTAAATGAAAACTTGTTTCATGCAAATTTTTTTGATACAACTCATGTGTTTAATCAAGTTATTAATCAAATAAGACCTCATTATATACTAGGAAACCCACCTTGGAAAAGTAATAAAGATAGTTTTCATGTCGAATGGCTAAAATCAAATAAAAAAATCGTAGGACGATTTGAGATAGCACAATCTTTTTTATTGCGAACAAAAGATTTCATGGATCTCGACACAAAGGTAGCACTAATCGTTACGAGCACTATTTTTTACAATGTTTCTAAAACTACGAGGCAATTTAAAAAAGAGTTTCTCACTACATATAATATCAGCAAGTTCTTTGATCTATCACCTGTAAGACGTCTAATCTTCGAAGAAAAAGACAGTCCAGCTAGTATTGTATACTATCAATTATCGCAAAATGATGATTATTTGAAGAATGTCATAATCCACCAATCCGTTAAAATTAACTACTTTTTGAAGTATTTCAAAATGATACTCATTGAGAAATATGATCAAAAAAGCATCTGTCAACGATATTTTCTTGAATATGATTGGATGTTTAAGGTGGCTTTATATGGTAATATTTTAGATTTTAATTTACTTAAAAAGATACAAAATAACAAGAAAAAAATAATCGACTACATAGATAATAAAATCATTTTTGGAGGTGCAGGTATACTCAAAGGCACAAAAGACAAATATAAACCTTTTGCACCTCTTCTAAATAAACCAATTATTGAAAATTCAGATGTAAAAAGATTTTTTTCATATTCCAAAAATCCATCTAACAAAATAGAGAATGACGATATTTATATTAAAAGTGGAAGAATTAAAGGCTTATATGAAGGAAAGCAGATTCTAATAAAAGAACAAACTAAAAATGAATCAGAGATAGTTATCTCATTGGTAGACAATGAATATGTATTTAGAAAAGGGGTTTTTGCTATTAGTAGCTCATATTCTCAAGACACAATTAAAAAGTTATATACATATCTTATTACGGATTTGTATCAATACTATATCTATATGATCTCTGGTTCATGGGGAACTTCTACAAGACCTCAAATTAGATGGAAAGAAGAGTTTTTATTATTCCCTATAGTTGATTCTAACGAAAAGGAATCAATATTTCTTTCAAGTTGCATAGAAAAGCTCATTAAACAATTCAAAACAGAAGATACAGAGTTTATGCAATTAGATCCCAAGATTAATTGTGAAGTTTTAGATACAATAAATGATACTATAAATAGTATATATCAAATAAATGAATATGAAAAGGATCTTATTGACTATGTTTTAAAAATATCAAGATACCAGTTTCAAGATAGTAAACAACACTTGATTACAAACTTTACATTTAACAATAAATCTGATTATAGATATCAAAAAGCAGTTCTTGAGAAATATGCAGAGGTATATATTCAAGAATTTCAGAAAATATACTTGGATGAGAATATTCAAGTTGAGATTTATCCTCTGCGACATTTCATTGCAATGAATTTTATCTTTTCGTCAAAAGAAGTGACAAATAAAATCATTTATCCCAAAGACAAGCTAAACGAAATAGAAGTCCTTGAAAAAATAGGTAATTTGAGTATATCACAAATCACAAATACTACAGATAAAACTAAGAATTTGTTTATCCAAAAAGACATAAAAGGATTTGAGCAGAACTCGTTTTACATAATTAAGCCAAACGAATATAAATGTTGGCATCGAGCTATGGCATGGTATGATGTTGCGGAGTTTAAAGCAGAAATTGAAAACGCAGAATTGAACCAGTTAAAAAAGTAA
- a CDS encoding M43 family zinc metalloprotease, which produces MKRKFLLAIVLLFCMQVYGQVRCGSELNLTELQQIDTARYQRIMSLEKRIQKSVSESVMSRSSEQSPIIIPVVVHIVYNNSVQNISDEQVYSQIQVLNEDYSRLNSDKANTPKAFEGIAGNANITFKLAEVDPYGQSTTGITRTVTAVNKFYQDDDGVKFYAQGGHNAWNTRRFLNIWVCNIWTRYNGADEELLGYAQFPSDFYTSPNTDGVVINYKAFGRDGSAVAPYNKGRTATHEIGHWLNLRHIWGDDGYVGCHCDGSDEVDDTPNQSVATGGCPSFPLTDCCTMSSPGIMFMNYMDYSDDACLNMFTKGQVERMRAVFNIERYEMSTHSHCFNGKQDGNETGIDCGGDCPPCKIIVIDPPETCNDGIQNQDETDIDCGGVCPPCGIGGNLDHISAIGDCECGDVGVLPVNNTNSFFSGENIFDADDIKLSHGMYKNVTGKSFYTPFYRCRNIVYYTNRRSSLDGGIFFEENNMRFSPDKMYKLSFNYWMYTGYFIPNDRRGPVHLRLANGLKNTAVKKEYHYNAEPSYRYDGYTWESPVSTMPQIDDTFYIGYIKDLESPKGCSYYNDDKDYRYAEVSIIFKPDNYYSQLWITTENNYPVINSFKIQEMCMENFVYNRNTQNINNPTRAADMIMFQDMDYRPTDAVEFIAGNTIIIRNSVSIIPQDQGSVYMRIDKSVCPNNTLRSAVIVEDSQVETLPTFLINEAETVYYDKVRLYPNPTSGIVNIITSDGVSQVKTISIYDVTGKLLKNYMNFTENRLDLFGFNDGMYFLKIRTSLGLTTHKIIIEK; this is translated from the coding sequence ATGAAAAGAAAATTTTTATTGGCAATCGTGTTGTTGTTCTGTATGCAGGTATATGGACAGGTAAGATGTGGCTCAGAATTGAATCTGACAGAACTTCAGCAAATAGATACAGCCCGTTATCAAAGAATTATGTCTTTAGAGAAACGAATACAAAAATCTGTTAGTGAGTCGGTTATGTCTCGTAGTAGTGAGCAGTCTCCGATTATTATTCCGGTTGTAGTACATATTGTTTATAATAATAGTGTTCAAAACATTAGTGATGAGCAAGTTTATTCGCAAATTCAGGTACTTAATGAAGATTACAGCCGTTTGAATTCAGACAAGGCAAATACGCCGAAAGCATTTGAGGGTATTGCCGGAAATGCGAATATTACTTTTAAGCTGGCAGAGGTAGACCCGTATGGACAATCGACTACCGGTATTACGCGAACTGTCACAGCAGTCAATAAATTTTATCAGGACGATGATGGAGTGAAGTTTTATGCCCAGGGTGGTCATAATGCCTGGAATACCAGGAGGTTCTTAAATATATGGGTTTGTAATATATGGACAAGATATAATGGAGCCGATGAAGAATTATTGGGTTATGCCCAGTTCCCAAGTGATTTTTATACTTCTCCGAATACAGATGGGGTGGTGATAAATTATAAAGCTTTTGGCCGGGATGGGAGTGCAGTCGCTCCATATAATAAAGGACGTACGGCAACCCACGAAATTGGTCATTGGCTCAATTTGCGACATATTTGGGGCGATGACGGATATGTCGGATGCCATTGCGATGGAAGTGACGAAGTTGATGATACCCCTAACCAATCTGTTGCGACAGGGGGGTGTCCTTCGTTTCCTTTGACTGATTGTTGTACAATGTCAAGTCCTGGAATCATGTTTATGAACTATATGGATTATTCTGACGATGCTTGCCTGAATATGTTCACGAAGGGTCAGGTAGAACGCATGCGTGCTGTATTTAATATAGAGAGATATGAAATGTCGACTCATTCACATTGTTTTAATGGTAAACAAGATGGTAACGAGACAGGTATAGATTGTGGAGGAGATTGTCCTCCATGCAAAATAATTGTAATAGATCCTCCGGAAACTTGTAACGACGGCATTCAAAATCAAGATGAAACGGATATAGATTGTGGAGGTGTTTGTCCTCCGTGTGGTATTGGCGGGAATCTTGATCATATATCTGCTATAGGAGATTGTGAGTGCGGGGATGTAGGTGTTTTGCCTGTTAATAATACTAATTCTTTTTTTTCGGGAGAGAACATATTCGATGCGGACGATATAAAACTTTCTCACGGTATGTATAAAAATGTTACGGGGAAAAGTTTTTATACTCCTTTTTACCGTTGCCGTAATATTGTTTATTATACGAATAGGCGCTCTTCGTTAGACGGAGGTATTTTTTTCGAAGAAAATAATATGAGGTTTTCTCCTGATAAAATGTATAAGTTATCTTTTAACTATTGGATGTATACGGGTTATTTTATTCCTAATGACAGGAGGGGACCGGTTCATTTGAGATTGGCAAATGGGCTGAAAAATACAGCCGTTAAGAAAGAATATCATTACAATGCTGAGCCATCATACAGATATGACGGATACACTTGGGAGTCTCCTGTATCGACTATGCCTCAAATAGACGATACATTTTATATAGGTTATATTAAAGATTTGGAAAGTCCTAAAGGTTGTTCTTATTATAATGATGATAAAGATTACAGATATGCTGAAGTAAGTATTATCTTTAAACCTGACAATTATTATAGCCAATTGTGGATAACGACGGAAAATAATTATCCTGTTATCAATAGTTTTAAAATTCAGGAAATGTGTATGGAAAATTTTGTGTATAATAGGAATACTCAAAATATAAATAATCCTACAAGAGCCGCGGATATGATAATGTTCCAGGATATGGATTATAGGCCGACTGATGCTGTAGAATTTATTGCGGGAAATACAATTATTATTAGAAATAGTGTCAGTATTATTCCTCAGGATCAGGGTTCGGTATATATGCGAATTGATAAAAGCGTATGTCCAAACAATACTCTTCGATCAGCAGTTATAGTTGAAGATAGTCAGGTGGAAACTTTGCCAACATTTTTGATAAATGAGGCTGAAACCGTATATTACGATAAAGTAAGGTTGTATCCTAATCCGACATCAGGTATTGTAAATATTATAACTTCGGACGGTGTTTCGCAAGTAAAAACAATAAGTATATATGATGTTACAGGTAAACTGTTGAAAAATTACATGAATTTTACGGAGAATAGATTGGATTTGTTTGGTTTTAATGACGGTATGTATTTTTTGAAAATTAGAACATCATTAGGACTAACAACACATAAAATAATTATTGAAAAATAG
- a CDS encoding CidA/LrgA family protein, whose amino-acid sequence MKLLKGITYILLFYFLGEIVSHFTGKIIPGNVCGMILLFLALTARIIKPEDVKTTANILTRNMALFFVPAGVGLMAEYNIIARNWAALLVVSIVTTILVMIVVGYVQEKVEVRTRRHLHIGKPFK is encoded by the coding sequence ATGAAATTACTTAAAGGCATTACTTATATTCTCCTGTTCTATTTCCTGGGAGAAATCGTAAGTCACTTCACCGGAAAAATCATTCCCGGAAACGTCTGCGGGATGATACTCCTCTTCCTCGCCCTAACAGCCAGAATCATAAAACCCGAGGACGTAAAAACGACAGCAAATATCCTGACCCGCAATATGGCCCTCTTTTTCGTACCCGCCGGCGTGGGACTGATGGCCGAATACAATATCATCGCCCGGAACTGGGCTGCGCTGCTAGTCGTTTCCATAGTTACTACCATACTGGTAATGATCGTAGTAGGATACGTTCAGGAAAAAGTAGAAGTACGTACCCGCAGACATCTGCATATAGGTAAACCATTCAAATAA